The nucleotide sequence AAGCTGTACTTTTACCATCACAGGTGAAGCTGATAAGGTAAGCATTTCCTTCAATTATGATTTACGTTCTAAcctgcaatttttaaaaatgacctTATAACTTAGAAAAAGATTGATAGAGCTTCATGTTTGTGATCTTCTAGATCAGTTGAAGAAACATATTAAAGGACGGCTTCTGCAAAAAACTCATCTCACCTTGTGCTGCATTACTGTACTGTTTCACAGTCTGATATGCATAAAGTCAAAGTATTTGTTTGTATGAAGTAAAGCTTTGTTTCCTAACACTTTTACATTGAAAAGCTGGTGCTATGTTAAAACagactttcttcctttttcctctatCCCTTTCTAATTTAGAATTTATATGCAATATTGAATATGTTTGAATTCAAGAAGATGGAATCAGAGCTCAGTTGCAGGGATTAATGAACATGTTCTCTGAATGAAGTTAAGGAATGCAGCTTGTTCAAGGTGGCAACAGCACACTGCAGCTCTGTGTCgtctttaaattttatattttctgaaactaAAAAAGCTCTATTGTTTGCTTCAAGAATATATTTCTTCAACAAGACCATAAACGGAGCTTAAAGCCTAAAATATAATACCCTGTGGAACTAGTAAATAATCCAAAAGTCTGCCTTACATCACCTACACAAGTGGTTGAGTGAAATGGAATATGCATCCAGGGGAACAGCTGGATGTGCTGTTGTTCAAATTATCCCAAATTAAGGGATGAGTGTCACATGAATATTCTGATTCCACATGGACAGTGATACATTTGGCAGAGTACCCTGGATTTCCCCTGCACATGGAGAAATTCCACCCTAAAAGGTTCTCTCTGCTTGTGACAACTTATGGAAAGATATAAATGGTATAAACACCCTACTGCTGCATTAGGCTTTACAGTGTTGCTGTTGCAGGGACAATTTTATAACAGTGtcagaaaaaaggcagagaaaatgtttaaacacTGAAGATGTGAACTATCTGCAAGTTAAACACAGACTAAACAAGccctttttaattaaaaggtggctttcataaaaaaaagatgacaataaaaattaaagaaaaaattaaaaatagtgaGATATAATTAAATCAACAAGGAATGGAATGTATATTAGTTACACACATTTGCCATAAAATGGATGAATTTGGTAAATTATTTGCTGTCTCCACtatcctattaaaaaaaaaaaaagaagaaaaaaaaaaagtaatgaggCTAACTTTTGAGACCTCTGATGAAGTGGCTGGTGTTAGAACccattgattttaaaagtgatATTAAAAACTGTAGTGAAGAACCTGGTTTGGAGTCTCACATGAATGAAGAATCTGAGCTCAAAGCTCTGTGtcattttttccctacaaaataagaaaagattGTCAGCGAGCTTCTTACAAGTTAACTGATAGACTTTGCAATATTTTCAACAATATAGTATACATGGACAGAGGAGAACTCAAGTTTCAAACAAAAGAATCACCAGCCTACACATAAATGGTAGCTATCCAGCATTTTGATCGCACACCTGCCTTTTAAATACACACCACTGTATTCTGTTTACTTAAAAAAGTTGAGCACCATGTACAAGGGTTCAAGTGCACTGACTTTCTTGCATTGCaattaatattatatttcaATGTAGTAAGTCAGActctttctgtttgctttagaCAACACAGATTTCACAATGGGCTCCATCAGTGCAGCAAGCACAGAATTCTGTTTTGATGTATTCAGGGAGCTGAAAGTCCACCATGCCAACGAGAACATCTGCTATTCTCCCCTGAGCATCATTTCAGCTCTGGCCATGGTCTACCTGGGAGCAAGAGGTAACACTGAATCTCAGATGGAGAAGGTAAGTTACTTACTTGGGGTGTAAAGTGGCCTCTGCTTCTGCTTGTCGATCCTTCTAAGTAACATCACTGAAATATATTGTTCACTGATGAGGTTCTCACATGTTTTAACGCACTAGAAATAAGCTAGTCACAAAATGGAGATTGGAGATTATTTAAAGCTGGAGAACATTCTaaaagatgtgtgtgtgtgtatgtgtgtattttcaCTATAGGTGGCAATTAGTTTcaactaagaaaaaataaatatcaaggACAGTAACTAAATGGATCACCAGTCAGGAAATTttactatattatttttttctaaattctgaCATCTTCCAGATAATGTgttttttgtagttgttgttgttttttggttggttggttggtttcgTTTGGTTTGGTATAAGAAAGATAAATCcctggaagaaaggaagagaaagaatattatatataaaatatatatataatatgaaatgagaaataaaatgagaaataatatgAGAAATAATATGCAACTGAGTTAATTTCTAGatgttcactgaaaaaaattgtcACTTAAGAAAAGGGTGATATTCACAATTTCTCAGAAGGCTACTTGAGGTATAAACCAGTTGCAAGATCACTTGTAACTTTTCAGTTCATCTATGTTCTCagtcagcattttttttgtctgtttctgtttttgttttctgagccaACAGGCCCACCTCAAACATCACATGTAAATTTTATCTGCGTAACATTTTTGGTCATACTTGTCATTTCTCCCACTGACATTTTCTCCTGCAGGTTCTTCACTTTGATAACATCACAGGAATGGGAGGCACCACTGACTCCCAGGTAAGGAAATAGCTTACCTCCCTTTCTGCCCTATTTTCTCCTCCAGACGGAACTACAACTATTCTGCATCTGCAGTTTCAGACCatgaaaaatgatggaaattcTCTCAAACCAAGCAGGTCTGTGGAGGGATGTAACTCATTACACATGTAACTCATGTTTAAAGCCAGGGCAAGAAGGCAGGTTGCACATGTTGCACCAGAACAAGTGACAGGATGGGGAAGGGTGCTTTGGGCACCAGGATACCTGCCTGGGCAGGGGAGCATGTGCACGCCTGCAAGCACTGCTGGGGGACAGCATGTGGAAGGGGCTCAGCACCTGGAGCCAGCGTACGGCAGGCAGACTGCAGTGGCGAGTCTCCAAAGCAGGTTAAGGAGATGGTGGGCAGGAACAGCCCAGAAGACTCAGTGACAGGGAAATGACTGCACTCCTGCAAAAAGCGTGTTTCAGGAGACTTACCTTGAGAAAGGCGTATTTGTCAGTTCAGTGCACCACCATCACGGCAGCTGCTGACGCAAAGGGGACAGCTCCAGGTCTGGGGCAGGGATTCCACTGTGGCCTGACTGTTACTACTGGTGGGGACTGTCCTTCAGGGTCTGATTTTCTAGCTAGGAAACTAACGTGACGTATTGTCTTGTTTACATGTCATCCCCTCAGTGTGGCCCTTCTGAACACATCCACGATTCATTCAAGGATCTTCTCTCAGGCATTGCCATGCCAAATGCTACGTATGTACTCAAGATCGCTGACAGACTCTACCTTGACAAAACATACCCAGTTCTTCCGGTGAGTTGTGGTATGACCTGGCGTCAGCGAGATCCCCCCTAGGGAAGCACCACTGACAGCAGTCTGCTGGCTGTTGATGAACAGGTTGCTGTTTGCCATGAGGGGAATTGGTTCTGGCCCCAGGAACAGTCCAAACCTTTCTGCGGCTTTTAGGGGGAGGCCAGGCAATGGTATAATGGCATAATGTGCCCATGCTGCAATAGCTACAGGGAGTAATCCACATTGCTGTTTATTcaataaaaatgccttttaatgaaaaatgcagcCTTCTAGGGAGGAATCTGGAATATATGACGTGAAAGAACAAGGACCAAaattgtcaaaaatatttttctcattttttttcaaagccagATATAAAATATTCCCAGTGAAAGAAAACTATAGTTTTGAAATCAAAAATAGGAATGTACAGACACAGAATTCAAAAGAAGAAGTGGGCAcgaagagaaagaaacaaataccaTCTGTCCTTAATAATGTTTGCTAAACTGGAAGTGTAATggtaaaatgaggaaaatatttcaaaatccGAACTTAGAAACctatctgaagaaaaaagtacCAAGTCTAAATATGTAAAGTAGCCTTTCTTGTCCAGCTTCAAGATTCAGTTACAGCAAGACAGCTGATTGACATGTTCAAGCGTGTGATAGAAGTTCACTTTTCTTTTAACCAACAATTCTGCTTCATTTCGTAATTTTGCATTTCACATTCATATACTTTAAAGTACTTAACAATCTGACAAATGCAATTCTTCTGCTTACAGGAATACTTAAAATGTGCAAACGAATTCTATAAGGCAGGGCTGGAAGAAGTTGACTTCAAAACAGCTACAGAAGAAGCAAGACAGCTCATTAATTCCTGGGtggaaaaagagacaaatgGTAATGAGTAAAAATATTTGCCCTTAGCTGCCATAATCTAGACCCTTGTCTTCCTCTCCTCATAATGAGAAAAAGCAGATCAAGCAACACCAGGTTGATTGCTGCTATGAAAGCAAAATCCCACAGAGCTCACCATGCCCTTCATTGCAGGCACCCATGAAAACCAGAGGAGGTGTGTCTCAGCAGTCTCTGCCTTGCTTCCTTCCTACAGGACGCATCCAAGACTTCCTGGTATCAAGCTCCGTTGATCTCAATACTGCGCTGGTCCTCATTAATGCCATTTACTTCAAAGGCACGTGGAAGAGAGCCTTTAAGGAAGAAGACACTCAGGAACTGCCCTTCAGCATGACAAAGGTAGGGGCACAGGCACAGCTTGTGGCCAGGTCAGCTGTCAGCTCGCACGGCCAGCAGGCGGGGTGCCACAGGCCCCACGTGCTGCGGCCATCGGCTGGGTGATTCATCTGGGGCCCTCGCTGGCAGCGCGTGGGGCAAGGCCACGGAGCGTGGGCAAGAGCTGCAGCTGACCAGAGCACACCAGAAGGCAAGAGAGGAAATGGAGACACGGCCTGAGGATCGAGCCCACTTCCTTTGAAGGCTTGCACATACACccaattaaaggaaaaattgctCCCTGCTCACATCATCTCATGCTTCTGTTTTGCAGCAAGACAGCAAGCCTGTGCAAATGATGATTCAGAACAGCACGTTTAAGGTGGCCACGGTGGCTGTGGAGAAAATGAAGATCCTGGAGCTTCCATACGCCAGCGGAGAGCTGAGCATGTTGGTGCTGTTGCCTGATGAGGTTTCTGGCCTGGAGCAGGTACGGCCCTGGCAGGGGAAGCACAGGAGTTGTCAGTGCGGTGGCACCTGGCTGCCATCAGAGCTTTGCTGTCCTCTTACACCATGAGGGGAGCACACCAGCTGCCCAGGTGCCAGCAGGGGCCTGGGACTCAATCTGGTAAAACAGAGTGCAGTGCTGCTGTAGCCCTGCAGAAGGGGATGTTGGGATATGCAGTGTCAT is from Anser cygnoides isolate HZ-2024a breed goose chromosome 2, Taihu_goose_T2T_genome, whole genome shotgun sequence and encodes:
- the LOC106048976 gene encoding ovalbumin-related protein Y-like; translation: MGSISAASTEFCFDVFRELKVHHANENICYSPLSIISALAMVYLGARGNTESQMEKVLHFDNITGMGGTTDSQCGPSEHIHDSFKDLLSGIAMPNATYVLKIADRLYLDKTYPVLPEYLKCANEFYKAGLEEVDFKTATEEARQLINSWVEKETNGRIQDFLVSSSVDLNTALVLINAIYFKGTWKRAFKEEDTQELPFSMTKQDSKPVQMMIQNSTFKVATVAVEKMKILELPYASGELSMLVLLPDEVSGLEQIENTISFEKLTQWTSSTMMQERRVRVYLPRMKMEEKYNLTSVLVALGMTDLFSPSANLSGISSAESLKMSQAVHGAYMVVNEEGTEVAGSTGVMGDIKDSSEFEEFRADHPFLFLIKHNPTNSIVYFGRYCSP